The genome window TAGTCGAGAAGATTCGCCAGGAAACGGACCGTGATGAAATCACAGCCCTCCTCTTGCCAGGCCTCCACGATCTCCACCTGGCGCACGGCGATATTCTCCAGCCGATTCACCCGGCCCTGCGCCTTGAGTTCAGCCACGTCGTTCTGGAGCGCCCGCTCCATCTCGGAGGCGAGAACCTCCCGCGCCGACGAGAGGTCGCGCCGCGTCCACGCCCCCTGGACCCGAAAAAAGACATCCTGGGCCAGTTGACGGAACTGCTCCTCGCTGAACGATCCGTCCATCTGGCGGACGTGGGCCAGCCCCGAGTCGGCCCCGGCTGCGGGGACGGGTTCCGCGGGGTGCCCGTAGCGGTACTGCTGGGGCGCCACAGGCTCCTCACGCCCCCAATCGGGTGCGCGGCCAAGCGTGGCTGCGGCTTCACGGCGCCGGGACGCCACGAAACGATAGATCAGATAGAGAACGCCGCCGATCAGCAGGATATCGAAGAGCCCCACGCCGCCCGTACCGGGGCCCGCGAAACCGAGACTGCGGAAGAGCATCCCGCCGAGCAGGCCCCCCACGATACCGCCGGCCATGCTGCGGAGGAAACTGCCGCCCTGCCGCTGCTGGGGAAAAGTCTGGGGAACAGCGGGAGCCGGCTGGGGCCGGGAGGCGGGAGCCGGGTCCACCGTCCGGGCCGGAGGACGGTAGGTGCGCGTGCCGCGGCTGCCGAAGGAACGGCCGCCGCCCGCCCGTGCCTCGGCCTCGTAACAGGCAGCCGCCACCAGCGACAGGGCAAAGGCCACCGTAACCACTCGAACCATCATGCGTGAAATCATCATTGCCACCTTTTCTGGTATTGAATATGCCGGCCACTGTACTCCAAACCGGCGCCGTTTCCCAGAGGCGCGGAAAAAACCCAGCCACGGAGCCGGGTTGACCGGCATCGAGCGTTCCGTATCCCGGACACGAAACAGCCGGCTCCCCTCTCCGGGAAACCGGCAGTCATGGCACCCGGGGACCGGGTTCGGGCTCCGCTACCCCCGCCTGCGCAGATAGGCCAGAAACTCATCCCGCGACAGTTCTTTCTTCCTCACCAGGTGGTCCATCTGGCGGGACAGGGCCAGCCGTTCCCCCTCCTTCATGGCATCTTTCACAAGCACGAAGAACGGAACGTTGCGGACCTGCGGATAGAGCCGGAAGCGCTCGAGCAGCTCGAAGGCGTGCATATCCGGCAGCGTGACCGAACAAAAGATCATATAGGCGCGGCCCGTGGTGGCAAGGGCCACGGCCTCCTTGCCCGTGTAGGCGTTGACCACCTCGAAGCCGAGGGAGGTGATGGCCTTGGCAACGTTCTCCTCCCCCTTCTTGGAGACCACCATCACCTGGAGGT of Geobacter anodireducens contains these proteins:
- a CDS encoding transporter; this translates as MISRMMVRVVTVAFALSLVAAACYEAEARAGGGRSFGSRGTRTYRPPARTVDPAPASRPQPAPAVPQTFPQQRQGGSFLRSMAGGIVGGLLGGMLFRSLGFAGPGTGGVGLFDILLIGGVLYLIYRFVASRRREAAATLGRAPDWGREEPVAPQQYRYGHPAEPVPAAGADSGLAHVRQMDGSFSEEQFRQLAQDVFFRVQGAWTRRDLSSAREVLASEMERALQNDVAELKAQGRVNRLENIAVRQVEIVEAWQEEGCDFITVRFLANLLDYTTDEEGRVVSGSDREPVKFEEFWTFTRPVGPNSWKLSAIQQA